AGGTTGGGTCCGGTACTTGTGGCCTGATGCAGCATCATATCATGTCCCTCTTCAAGCATTGCGGCCGTAAGACCAAATGCGCGATTTCCTTTTTCCGAACCTGCAACAGACTGAAACATCAGATCAATCGGCGTATGGAATTTCTCTATCGCCTCCATCTGTGTTGTTACATGTGCCAAAACACAGATCTGCGTAGGTACCTCCCACTTGTTCTTGAACTCGTCAAAGCTTTTTAAGATTCTGGTTACACTCTCCACAGAATCGTCTACCGGATTCAATCCGATTACCGCATCCCCGCACCCAAGACTTAAGCCTTCCATAACGGATGCCATAATTCCCTTAGGATCATCGGTCGTATGATTCGGCTGCAATCTGGATGAGAAGGTTCCGGGCAATCCAATTGTGGTGTTGCAGTGTGCGGAAACCCGTATTTTCTTAGCTGCATAAATCAAATCCAGATTGGTCATCAGCTTGCAGACTGCCGCCACCATTTCGCTGGTAAGACCACGGGATGCACGTGTAATCATCGCCCCTGTCGTCTGGGTGTCCAAAAGCCACTCCCGGAACTCCGCAACCGTCTTTCCTTTCAGTTCACCATAGATTTTCTCATTAACACCGTCCTGGATGATTCTCGTAACTTCATCTTCCTCATAGGGAACCGCTGGATTATTACGGAGTTCTTCCAGTGTAATGTGAGAAAGAACGACTTTTGCCGCAACTCTTTCTTCGGCAGATTCTGCGGCAATACCCGCTAACTTATCGCCGGATTTCTCTTCATTGGCCTTGGCCATCACTTCACGAAGAGATTTAAACTCATACATTTTGCCAAATAACTTTGTCTTTAAAATCAATTCTTTCACCTCTCCTTTTTCTATACTAGGCTGCTTTTCCTGAATGATTTCAGGAGTTGAAAATCAGTGTTTTTATCACAACAGGAACCACCCGGCCAGCAGCGACTGGTTCACCGATGTCAATATAATCGCCATCTTTCGCATAAATTCCATCGATGCAGATAACATCCTTCTTATGTTCAAGGAAAATATTGACCGCATTTCCCAACACCTTGGCTATGTCATTTTCAATAACCAGAATAAGCGGATATGGACCTTTTATAATTTCCTCTGCGCTTTCGGTAATCATGCCTGCAAGTTCCTGGATTTTCAGAAAGCTTGTATGATACTTGCCGGAAAATGCAATAGCGATCTGCTCCAATGCGCCGTCCGTCTCATATAGAGGCAGCCTGCTTCGGACTGCATTTTGGAAATTGGCCGGTTCGCATTCCTCCTCCGCGGGAATCTTCAGAACCGGAATGTTTTTTATGGGCAGTTTATGGTCGGCATAGCTGATCGTACTGCCGCTGACATTAGTTGTCTGTGTTCCGGCTCCAACTACCGTTGCACGGATTGTTTCCGCTGCCGGATATATCTTAAGCCGCTGCAGGGACGGATTATTCTTTACCGCCCGCCCCAGCAGGACACCGATATCGCCATATTGGTATATATCTCCCTGCTTTTCCTGATAAACGCAGTCCGCAACACCCCCTGAATATGTGAGGGCCGCAATCTGTGGAGTTTCAGGAAGCGAAGCCCCCTGATTGGTATACATCTTTGTATGGAATTCATCCGGGGCAGCCACATGAAGAGCCATAGCCAGCTGTTCGGCCATACATTCACACACGCGGTATAGTGTGGCCTGATCAGCGGAGTCTCCCACCTGTATCCGGATCTGATGCCTGTCCGCCAGTTCCCGGATTGCGGGATAGATATAGGAAATTCTTCCATTTTCAATTTTAATCAGGCGTCCGCCAATATCCAGGCAGCAGGTACCTTTCAGCACCCCCTTTTGGAAAAATGCAATATTGCTGGTGCCGCCTCCGATATCCACATTGGCTACTACCTCCCTGTGCTCCTCTGACAGCTGGTCTGCACCGGCGCCTTTTGCCGACAAAACGGATTCCAGATCCGGTCCTGCGGTGGCAACCACGAAATCCCCAGCCATGTCGCTTAACGCCGCCAACACGGTATTGGCATTTTGTTTTCTGGCTGTTTCACCTGTGATAATCACGGCTCCGGTTTTCAGATCCTCCGGTTTCATGCCTGCTTTTTGATATTCGTCCTGAATGATTTTCTTAACCCCTTCCGCATCTATCTCTGACTGAGATAAAAGAGGTGTAAAATAAATCTGGCTTCTATAGGTTACTTCTTTTTCTACGATGCCTATCCGCGGTACTGTATAGCTGCTTGCTCTGTTCTCTATGGTGAGTTTGCTGAAAATCAATTGTGTGGTAGATGTGCCTATATCAATTCCCACACTTGTAATCTCTTCCTTCACCGAAACCACCCCCTTGAATTGAAATAATTCATGCTGCCGATATCACTTTGAAAAGCTTATCAAATCCGCCGATTTGTTCATAAAGTCAAAGGAAGCTTTTGTACCGTGTGTGCCAGACCTTATCTTTAGTTTTCCATGAAGTTTATCCTCGACCATGGATTCTACAATTTTCAGTCCCAGGCTTCCCGTTTTGATATTACCGATATTAAATCCGGCTCCGTCATCTTTAACC
The window above is part of the Novisyntrophococcus fermenticellae genome. Proteins encoded here:
- a CDS encoding ethanolamine ammonia-lyase subunit EutB, encoding MILKTKLFGKMYEFKSLREVMAKANEEKSGDKLAGIAAESAEERVAAKVVLSHITLEELRNNPAVPYEEDEVTRIIQDGVNEKIYGELKGKTVAEFREWLLDTQTTGAMITRASRGLTSEMVAAVCKLMTNLDLIYAAKKIRVSAHCNTTIGLPGTFSSRLQPNHTTDDPKGIMASVMEGLSLGCGDAVIGLNPVDDSVESVTRILKSFDEFKNKWEVPTQICVLAHVTTQMEAIEKFHTPIDLMFQSVAGSEKGNRAFGLTAAMLEEGHDMMLHQATSTGPNLMYFETGQGSELSSDAHNGWDQVTMEARCYGFAKKYNPFLVNTVVGFIGPEYLYDSKQVIRAGLEDHFMGKLTGIPMGCDACYTNHMKADQNDIENLAALLVSAGCNYIMGVPQGDDCMLMYQCTGYHDAASLREIYGLRPIREFDQWLEKMGFSKDGKLTPLAGDASVFLNK
- the eutA gene encoding ethanolamine ammonia-lyase reactivating factor EutA, with the protein product MKEEITSVGIDIGTSTTQLIFSKLTIENRASSYTVPRIGIVEKEVTYRSQIYFTPLLSQSEIDAEGVKKIIQDEYQKAGMKPEDLKTGAVIITGETARKQNANTVLAALSDMAGDFVVATAGPDLESVLSAKGAGADQLSEEHREVVANVDIGGGTSNIAFFQKGVLKGTCCLDIGGRLIKIENGRISYIYPAIRELADRHQIRIQVGDSADQATLYRVCECMAEQLAMALHVAAPDEFHTKMYTNQGASLPETPQIAALTYSGGVADCVYQEKQGDIYQYGDIGVLLGRAVKNNPSLQRLKIYPAAETIRATVVGAGTQTTNVSGSTISYADHKLPIKNIPVLKIPAEEECEPANFQNAVRSRLPLYETDGALEQIAIAFSGKYHTSFLKIQELAGMITESAEEIIKGPYPLILVIENDIAKVLGNAVNIFLEHKKDVICIDGIYAKDGDYIDIGEPVAAGRVVPVVIKTLIFNS